One genomic segment of Patescibacteria group bacterium includes these proteins:
- a CDS encoding uracil-DNA glycosylase — protein sequence MKNINQELKEIKEEVINCRKCPLYKTRTYPVIGEGNHQAKIMFVGEAPGVQEDKTGHPFCGAAGRILDELLESVGIKREDVYVTNLLKDRPPGNRDPQKEEIEACVPYLERQIEIIKPEIICPLGRYSMKFLMEKFDLKDEIQPISRIHGRVFKIKEGLSLIPLYHPAVATYNPNMKEILKKDFKILEKFN from the coding sequence ATGAAAAACATAAACCAAGAACTAAAAGAAATTAAAGAGGAGGTTATAAATTGTAGAAAATGTCCTTTATATAAAACAAGAACTTATCCAGTAATCGGAGAAGGAAACCATCAGGCAAAAATAATGTTTGTTGGGGAAGCACCCGGGGTTCAGGAGGATAAAACCGGTCATCCCTTTTGTGGAGCAGCAGGAAGGATTTTGGATGAGCTTTTAGAATCGGTAGGGATAAAAAGAGAAGATGTTTACGTTACGAATTTGTTAAAGGACAGACCGCCAGGTAATCGTGATCCTCAAAAAGAAGAAATTGAAGCCTGTGTTCCTTATTTGGAGAGACAAATTGAAATTATCAAGCCAGAAATCATTTGTCCTTTGGGTAGGTATTCAATGAAATTTTTAATGGAGAAGTTTGACTTAAAAGACGAGATTCAACCAATTAGCAGAATTCATGGGAGAGTTTTTAAAATAAAGGAAGGATTGTCCCTAATCCCTCTTTATCATCCAGCAGTAGCAACTTACAACCCAAATATGAAAGAAATTCTAAAAAAAGATTTTAAGATTTTAGAAAAATTTAATTAA
- a CDS encoding ZIP family metal transporter — MNVLFYILISTFLISIIAFIGAVTLFLKEKLLNKILLILVAFSAGALIGGAFLHLIPEAIEKVGLEENSLLKIFLYLIFGFCIFFILEQFIRWHHHHATQHPEIAPFSYLILISDAVHNFIDGLIIAASFVVALPIGVVTALAVALHEIPQEIGDYGVLVYGGFKRVKALFLNFFSASAVIFGGIVGFLLSEKIGQSIIFLLPFAAGNFIYIASSDLIPEIKHKESFKKSIIYFLVFLLGIALMLLIRII, encoded by the coding sequence ATGAATGTTTTATTTTATATCTTAATTAGTACATTTTTAATCAGTATCATTGCTTTTATTGGAGCTGTAACTTTATTTTTAAAAGAAAAACTTTTGAATAAAATCCTTTTAATCTTAGTTGCTTTCTCTGCCGGTGCTTTAATTGGGGGAGCATTTTTACATTTAATTCCAGAGGCAATTGAAAAGGTTGGCTTGGAAGAAAACTCACTTTTAAAAATATTCTTATATCTAATTTTTGGTTTCTGTATCTTTTTTATCTTAGAACAGTTTATCAGATGGCATCATCACCACGCAACCCAGCATCCAGAAATAGCTCCTTTTTCTTATCTAATTTTGATCTCGGATGCTGTCCATAATTTTATTGATGGCTTGATTATTGCAGCTTCCTTTGTTGTGGCCTTACCAATTGGAGTAGTTACTGCCTTGGCAGTAGCTCTCCATGAAATTCCTCAAGAAATCGGGGACTATGGAGTTTTGGTCTACGGCGGATTTAAAAGAGTTAAGGCCTTGTTTTTAAACTTTTTCTCAGCAAGTGCTGTAATTTTTGGAGGAATTGTTGGCTTTTTGCTTTCAGAGAAAATCGGTCAGTCAATTATTTTCCTTTTACCTTTTGCAGCTGGCAACTTTATTTACATTGCTTCTTCAGACCTAATTCCTGAAATTAAGCATAAAGAAAGTTTTAAAAAATCAATAATTTATTTTCTTGTATTTCTGCTTGGGATAGCTTTAATGTTATTGATAAGAATTATATAA
- a CDS encoding DUF5320 domain-containing protein: MPRFDQTGPLGQGPMTGRGLGPCGGGMGYGRGYGRGFGWRRFYTRREEAEILKEETEVLEEELRAVKERLTELKGQKK, encoded by the coding sequence ATGCCAAGATTTGACCAAACTGGTCCTTTGGGTCAAGGTCCTATGACTGGAAGAGGTTTAGGCCCTTGCGGAGGCGGAATGGGCTATGGCAGAGGCTATGGCCGTGGCTTTGGCTGGAGAAGATTCTATACCAGAAGAGAGGAAGCGGAAATTTTGAAAGAAGAAACAGAAGTTTTAGAAGAAGAATTAAGAGCAGTTAAAGAACGTTTGACTGAACTAAAGGGTCAAAAAAAATAA
- a CDS encoding DUF134 domain-containing protein: MPRPRLCRRIRFHPNITYFKPRGVPMRHLEIVELTTEEVEALRLKNIKDLDQVDCAKQMKTSQSTFQRILSSAYKKITEALIKGKAIQIKK; this comes from the coding sequence ATGCCAAGACCAAGACTTTGTAGAAGAATTAGATTTCATCCAAATATAACCTATTTTAAACCTCGAGGTGTACCAATGAGACATTTGGAGATTGTTGAATTAACTACTGAAGAAGTAGAGGCTTTGAGATTAAAAAATATAAAAGATTTAGATCAGGTTGATTGTGCCAAGCAAATGAAAACATCGCAGAGTACTTTCCAGAGGATTTTATCATCTGCTTACAAAAAAATTACAGAGGCCTTAATAAAAGGCAAGGCAATTCAGATAAAAAAGTAG
- the purL gene encoding phosphoribosylformylglycinamidine synthase, whose protein sequence is MIVSRFRTSKLWEIEEQLWLKDLKKEVSPLIEGVKIERRFYVDSKRPFRSGELERLEGLLRETFEPEKFGSQTRLAEPVFEAGPRLAWVSPQSTSAVSICHACELDLVTRIETNRRFQITTRGNSLLTSAQRKQIYALIHDRMTEQVYPEPVTSFEIDVKPAPVQLIPLLEKGVKAIKQANEQLGLAIDEQMAEYIHQYCKKIGRNPTDAELFMFGQLNSEHCRHHRFNGKYIIDGQEMPDTLFGMIKATTEANQANVLVAYTDNAAVLSGRPVTALVTSDPTRPSPFACRPISSCILAKVETHNHPTAIDAYDGSATGLGGVIRDPMGTGRGGIVTVGLACYYVANLFIPDYILLWEKEYASHPKRFQTPLEIIIQASNGASYYGNMFGQPVILGSFTSFEQMIGKEHHGWRKTCMVAGNFGYIDEKHAYKMKPEKGYPVVQLGGDRYWIGLGGGSGSSKDAGAQEEELDWNSVQRANPEMENRMNDVFQACSELGDENPIVSTTDLGAGGESVALPEISFPAGARYELREIPCGDKTMPVYVFWCNESQESMVMIVWPERLETLRKICQRNRCPMYVVGEITGDGKLVVTDRSAPDDAPREQKIPIDVDMNFLLANLPQMTIKCQKILRQLKPLQLPEGLTVMKALERVLRLPKVASKQFLTRKVDRSVGGLVAQQQTVGPCQLTLADCAVTADSFFVTTGTAMAIGEQPIKGLVNPKAGGRMSLGESLTNLVWALVESFESINFSATWQWPCKQPGEDARLYEAVKATSGLCRKLGLRIPVGKDSVSMTAWTTKNDQKHPVKSPGTVQMISFAPCPDITRVVTPDIKMPGQSKLMLIDLSRDKQRLGGSALAQVHNQIGNQAPDVENPQILRQGFEAIQELIRRDLILAGHDRSDGGLITCLLEMAFAGNCGLYISFRRPIWKTNILPILFSEELGLVIEYLPKDERRILRFLLGQGLEGCCHILGRTTNDYQIKIHHKGQPVLSEDMRKLRNIWQETSYRLDKLQANPACVEAERKNTYDRKGLPLELRFKPEATPEIKMKVKQAKVAILREVGTNGDKEMAGAFDAAGFEAWDVTMTDLVEGRISLNDFRGIAFSGGFSYADVLDAGKGWAWVIKTNERVQKEFENFYSRPDTFSLGVCNGSQVMPFLGWIPRPGIELIKQPRFVRNESRIFESRPIAVKVMPSPALMLQDMEGSVLGIWVAHSEGRCFFPSDSILKEVLEKNLAPLRFVDDDGVPTMRYPYNPNGSILGITALCSPDGRHLAMMPHPERLFTFWQWFYWSRKWPKLKVSPWLKLFQNARKWCEEH, encoded by the coding sequence ATGATTGTTTCACGTTTTCGAACTTCAAAACTTTGGGAGATTGAAGAACAGTTATGGTTAAAAGATCTTAAGAAAGAAGTTTCGCCATTAATTGAAGGGGTTAAGATTGAACGAAGATTCTATGTTGATTCTAAGAGGCCCTTTAGGTCCGGAGAATTAGAGCGCTTGGAAGGGCTACTGCGTGAGACTTTTGAACCAGAAAAATTCGGAAGTCAGACCAGATTAGCTGAACCAGTATTCGAGGCTGGTCCTCGTTTAGCCTGGGTTTCTCCCCAAAGCACCAGCGCAGTTTCTATCTGCCATGCTTGTGAATTAGACTTAGTTACCAGAATAGAAACTAACCGACGTTTTCAGATTACAACCAGAGGGAATTCTCTTCTTACTTCTGCCCAACGGAAGCAAATTTATGCCTTGATTCATGACCGAATGACAGAACAAGTTTATCCAGAGCCAGTAACCAGCTTTGAGATAGATGTAAAACCAGCACCAGTTCAGCTAATTCCTCTTCTGGAAAAAGGAGTCAAGGCTATTAAACAAGCTAATGAGCAGTTAGGCTTAGCAATAGATGAACAAATGGCAGAGTATATCCATCAGTACTGCAAAAAGATAGGGCGTAATCCTACTGATGCTGAATTGTTCATGTTTGGCCAGCTTAATTCTGAGCACTGCCGGCATCACCGTTTCAACGGAAAATATATTATTGACGGCCAAGAAATGCCCGACACTCTTTTTGGCATGATTAAGGCAACGACCGAAGCAAATCAAGCTAATGTCCTGGTTGCCTATACTGATAATGCTGCTGTGCTTTCCGGGAGGCCGGTAACAGCACTTGTGACATCAGACCCTACCAGGCCCTCGCCTTTTGCCTGCCGACCCATAAGCTCCTGCATTCTTGCCAAGGTCGAGACCCATAACCATCCAACAGCTATCGACGCCTATGATGGTTCAGCAACCGGTCTCGGGGGTGTTATCCGCGATCCAATGGGTACTGGCAGAGGAGGCATCGTGACTGTTGGTTTAGCTTGTTATTATGTAGCCAATCTCTTTATCCCAGATTATATTTTACTTTGGGAAAAAGAGTATGCGTCCCATCCCAAGCGTTTCCAAACACCTTTAGAGATTATCATCCAAGCTTCCAATGGAGCCAGTTACTATGGCAACATGTTCGGACAGCCAGTAATCTTGGGCTCTTTTACTTCGTTTGAACAAATGATTGGCAAAGAACACCATGGCTGGAGAAAAACTTGTATGGTGGCTGGGAACTTTGGCTATATTGACGAGAAACATGCCTATAAAATGAAGCCCGAAAAGGGGTATCCAGTTGTTCAGTTGGGTGGAGACAGATATTGGATTGGTTTGGGTGGAGGTTCTGGTTCAAGCAAAGATGCTGGTGCTCAAGAGGAAGAACTTGACTGGAATTCAGTCCAGCGGGCTAATCCGGAAATGGAAAATCGAATGAATGATGTCTTTCAGGCCTGCTCAGAATTAGGAGACGAAAATCCTATTGTCAGCACTACTGACTTAGGAGCTGGTGGTGAAAGTGTAGCCCTACCTGAAATTAGTTTTCCTGCTGGAGCCCGCTATGAACTCCGGGAGATTCCCTGCGGAGATAAAACCATGCCTGTCTATGTCTTCTGGTGCAATGAGTCCCAAGAGAGTATGGTAATGATTGTCTGGCCAGAGAGATTAGAAACATTGCGAAAAATCTGTCAGCGAAATCGTTGCCCAATGTATGTGGTTGGAGAAATTACTGGTGATGGGAAATTGGTGGTCACTGACCGCTCAGCCCCCGATGACGCACCTCGGGAGCAAAAAATACCCATTGATGTTGATATGAATTTCCTGCTGGCTAATTTACCTCAGATGACTATCAAGTGCCAAAAGATACTCCGCCAACTTAAACCACTTCAACTACCAGAAGGATTAACAGTTATGAAGGCCTTAGAGCGAGTTCTTCGTTTGCCAAAGGTTGCTTCAAAACAATTCCTAACTCGCAAGGTTGACCGTTCAGTAGGTGGTTTGGTTGCTCAGCAACAAACAGTTGGGCCCTGCCAACTTACCTTGGCTGACTGTGCTGTAACTGCTGATAGCTTCTTTGTAACTACTGGTACAGCAATGGCTATTGGTGAACAGCCAATTAAAGGTCTGGTTAATCCAAAAGCCGGAGGAAGAATGAGCCTAGGTGAATCTTTAACCAATCTGGTCTGGGCACTGGTTGAAAGCTTTGAGTCAATTAACTTTTCAGCTACCTGGCAATGGCCTTGCAAGCAGCCAGGTGAAGATGCCCGGCTTTATGAAGCAGTTAAAGCAACTAGCGGTCTCTGCCGTAAGTTGGGACTGCGAATTCCAGTTGGCAAGGATTCCGTCTCAATGACTGCCTGGACTACCAAAAATGACCAGAAACATCCTGTTAAGTCACCAGGCACTGTCCAAATGATTAGTTTTGCCCCCTGCCCAGATATTACTAGAGTTGTCACCCCAGATATTAAAATGCCGGGTCAAAGCAAATTGATGTTAATTGACCTTTCCAGGGACAAGCAGCGACTCGGGGGCTCAGCCTTAGCTCAGGTTCACAATCAGATTGGTAATCAAGCCCCTGATGTTGAAAATCCCCAAATTTTGCGTCAGGGATTTGAAGCGATTCAAGAGCTAATCAGGAGGGATTTAATCTTAGCTGGCCATGACCGTTCTGATGGTGGTTTAATAACCTGCCTCTTAGAGATGGCTTTTGCGGGAAACTGTGGTTTGTATATTAGCTTTCGCAGGCCTATTTGGAAAACAAACATCCTACCTATACTTTTCTCAGAAGAGTTAGGCCTAGTCATTGAATATCTGCCCAAAGATGAAAGGAGAATCCTGAGATTCTTGCTAGGCCAAGGACTAGAGGGTTGCTGCCATATACTCGGACGTACCACTAATGATTATCAGATAAAGATTCATCACAAAGGTCAGCCTGTCTTGTCTGAAGATATGAGAAAACTTCGAAACATATGGCAAGAAACTTCCTATCGGCTGGATAAACTCCAAGCCAATCCGGCCTGTGTAGAAGCTGAAAGGAAAAATACTTATGACCGGAAAGGCCTTCCTCTAGAGCTTCGCTTTAAGCCCGAAGCAACCCCGGAGATAAAGATGAAAGTTAAGCAAGCAAAGGTGGCTATTCTCCGTGAAGTAGGCACTAACGGAGATAAGGAAATGGCTGGAGCTTTCGATGCTGCCGGTTTTGAGGCCTGGGATGTTACCATGACTGATTTGGTTGAAGGAAGAATTAGCTTGAATGATTTTCGAGGCATTGCTTTCTCAGGTGGCTTCAGTTACGCAGATGTTTTGGATGCAGGCAAAGGTTGGGCTTGGGTAATTAAGACCAACGAGCGAGTCCAAAAAGAGTTTGAAAACTTCTACTCTCGGCCAGACACTTTTTCTCTGGGTGTCTGTAATGGCTCTCAGGTTATGCCTTTTCTCGGTTGGATACCTCGGCCAGGCATTGAGCTAATAAAACAGCCGCGTTTTGTCCGGAATGAATCAAGAATCTTCGAATCGCGACCTATAGCAGTTAAAGTCATGCCCAGCCCAGCGTTAATGCTCCAGGATATGGAGGGCTCAGTTCTCGGTATCTGGGTAGCTCACAGCGAGGGTCGTTGTTTCTTCCCTAGCGACTCGATTCTTAAGGAGGTCCTGGAGAAAAACTTGGCTCCCCTTCGCTTCGTTGATGATGACGGAGTTCCCACAATGAGATATCCTTACAATCCCAATGGTTCAATCCTGGGTATTACTGCTTTGTGTTCACCTGATGGTAGGCACTTGGCAATGATGCCTCACCCTGAAAGATTATTCACTTTCTGGCAATGGTTTTATTGGTCAAGAAAATGGCCAAAGCTCAAAGTTTCCCCCTGGCTAAAACTTTTCCAAAACGCCAGAAAATGGTGTGAAGAACATTAA
- a CDS encoding phosphoribosylaminoimidazolesuccinocarboxamide synthase, whose product MKQTIIIRTMVSGHKRRQGKVRDIYNLGDGRLVIIATDRISAFDVVMENGIPDKGKVLTALTKFWLQKLQSVASPHHLVSTELDRLPEEFQRECFEGRVMVCREAEPLPVECVVRGYLAGSGWKEYQKTGQICGIKLPSGLKQCDKLPEPIFTPATKAQAGHDENITFEDVCKLLANRSLAESLRDRSINLYRKAHDFALKRGVIIADTKFEFGRVDGTILLIDEVLTPDSSRFWPVDEYEPGHDQVSFDKQFVRNYLETLCENGKWDKTPPGPRLPDTIVAGTWNRYRELYRRLTRKDLKP is encoded by the coding sequence ATGAAGCAGACGATAATAATAAGAACAATGGTTTCAGGACACAAACGCAGACAGGGTAAGGTTAGAGATATTTATAATCTCGGAGATGGCAGATTAGTTATTATTGCCACTGACCGGATTTCGGCTTTTGATGTGGTTATGGAAAATGGTATTCCTGATAAAGGAAAAGTACTGACTGCACTTACTAAGTTCTGGCTGCAAAAACTTCAGTCTGTGGCTTCGCCGCACCATCTTGTGAGTACAGAGCTTGATCGTCTTCCAGAGGAGTTTCAAAGAGAATGTTTTGAAGGCAGAGTTATGGTTTGTCGAGAAGCAGAGCCCTTACCTGTTGAGTGTGTGGTCCGAGGATACTTAGCTGGTAGTGGTTGGAAAGAGTATCAAAAGACAGGTCAGATTTGTGGCATTAAGCTTCCTTCAGGATTAAAGCAATGTGACAAATTGCCAGAACCAATTTTTACTCCAGCAACTAAAGCTCAAGCTGGCCATGATGAGAATATTACATTTGAAGATGTTTGTAAGTTATTAGCTAATCGATCCCTAGCAGAAAGCTTGAGAGATAGAAGCATAAATCTATACCGAAAGGCGCATGATTTTGCGTTGAAGCGGGGTGTTATCATTGCTGATACCAAGTTTGAGTTTGGTAGAGTTGATGGTACAATTCTCCTTATTGACGAGGTATTGACTCCAGATTCCAGTAGGTTTTGGCCTGTTGATGAATATGAACCAGGTCATGACCAGGTAAGCTTTGACAAACAGTTTGTCCGTAACTATTTAGAGACGCTCTGCGAGAATGGCAAATGGGATAAAACTCCTCCTGGGCCAAGATTGCCTGACACTATTGTTGCAGGAACATGGAACAGATATCGAGAACTTTACAGACGTTTAACGAGAAAAGATTTAAAGCCCTGA
- a CDS encoding efflux RND transporter periplasmic adaptor subunit, which produces MSKKIILIIVIVVVLGVIIYQFFIKDEEPEFALEKVVIGMVLKEVSETGTVKISEEINLSFKNSGRIDEIYVKVGDNVEAGQKLAKLDTSQLYIELTEAQAALEVARAKKTDTEISLKNAEQNLKDVKADAEEDLNSACEDALNVLDDSYLKTYDAYNAVYEIQRDYFTSFDEKSTEVIEEKYKIKSDLERIEAYVNDAKNNPQEENIDLILSKVKEQLEAVSNSLEIVRDITESEAYRSSVSTTDKTSLDTQRTNIINVIADIVNAQQTISTTKIVNETNINNAEAESSLIKNKLQEGGLYQAQISQAQAKVSLLQNKIQEAVLKSFNGGQIIKINKREGEVVQPTDSVISFLSVGPFQIEVDIYEEDIVDVKVNNPVEITLAAFSDEILKGRVISIDPAEKLIGGIVYYGITIDFEETKEGIKPGMTADIIIESDKKENVLVIPKRAVKKMDGKKIVQVFKDGEVKEREIEIGLEGDEFFEIISGLSEGEEVVIE; this is translated from the coding sequence ATGAGTAAAAAAATAATTTTAATAATTGTTATCGTCGTTGTTTTAGGTGTTATTATTTACCAGTTTTTCATTAAAGACGAAGAGCCAGAATTTGCTTTGGAAAAAGTAGTTATAGGTATGGTCTTAAAAGAAGTTTCAGAAACTGGAACAGTTAAAATTTCAGAAGAGATAAATCTTAGTTTTAAGAATTCAGGAAGAATTGATGAGATATATGTTAAAGTTGGAGATAATGTTGAAGCTGGCCAGAAGCTGGCTAAACTTGATACGAGTCAGTTATATATTGAACTAACTGAAGCTCAGGCTGCTCTTGAAGTAGCCCGGGCAAAAAAAACAGATACCGAGATTTCTCTTAAAAATGCTGAACAGAATTTAAAAGATGTAAAAGCTGATGCTGAGGAAGATTTAAATAGCGCTTGTGAGGATGCTCTTAATGTTTTAGATGATTCTTATTTGAAAACTTACGATGCCTATAATGCAGTTTATGAAATTCAGCGAGATTATTTTACTTCCTTTGATGAAAAATCAACAGAAGTAATAGAAGAAAAGTATAAAATTAAGAGTGATTTAGAGAGGATTGAAGCTTATGTTAATGATGCTAAAAACAACCCCCAAGAGGAGAATATTGATTTAATCCTTTCTAAAGTAAAAGAGCAATTAGAGGCGGTGAGTAATTCCTTAGAAATAGTTCGAGATATTACAGAAAGCGAAGCTTACCGCAGTTCTGTTTCAACCACTGACAAAACATCTTTAGATACTCAAAGAACAAACATAATTAATGTTATCGCTGATATTGTTAATGCCCAGCAAACTATTTCAACAACTAAAATTGTTAACGAGACCAATATTAATAATGCTGAAGCGGAAAGTTCTTTAATTAAAAACAAGTTACAAGAAGGCGGTTTATATCAAGCGCAAATAAGCCAAGCTCAAGCTAAAGTTTCTCTTTTGCAGAATAAAATTCAAGAAGCTGTTCTAAAAAGTTTTAATGGGGGGCAAATAATAAAAATTAATAAAAGAGAAGGAGAAGTAGTTCAGCCAACCGATTCTGTAATTTCTTTTCTCTCGGTCGGCCCTTTTCAAATAGAAGTAGATATTTATGAAGAAGATATTGTTGACGTTAAAGTTAATAATCCGGTAGAGATTACTTTGGCTGCTTTTTCCGATGAGATTTTAAAAGGCAGAGTAATTTCAATTGACCCGGCAGAAAAGTTGATTGGAGGAATAGTTTATTATGGAATAACTATTGACTTTGAGGAAACCAAGGAGGGGATTAAACCGGGCATGACAGCTGACATTATTATTGAAAGTGATAAAAAGGAAAATGTATTAGTTATTCCAAAAAGGGCAGTAAAGAAAATGGATGGCAAAAAAATAGTTCAGGTTTTTAAGGACGGCGAGGTTAAAGAACGAGAAATAGAAATCGGCTTGGAAGGAGACGAGTTTTTTGAAATTATTTCTGGATTAAGCGAAGGAGAGGAAGTTGTTATTGAATAA
- a CDS encoding ABC transporter ATP-binding protein, translating to MIKLENVWKIYQLGEVELTVLRGISLEVFPGAFVTIMGPSGSGKSTLMHIIGCLDVPTKGEVFLEGQDVAELSEDELAQIRGQRVGFVFQQFNLLHNLNALENVMLPMIFQGVPENKRVERAKKLLASINLGKRIFHRPGELSGGERQRVAIARALSNDPEIIVADEPTGNLDSTTGKMIMEILIDLHKKEKKTIVVVTHDPHIAGYTEEVINIKDGQIVANHKTAGKVLWEKQ from the coding sequence TTGATAAAATTAGAGAATGTCTGGAAAATTTACCAGTTAGGAGAGGTAGAACTTACTGTTTTAAGGGGAATAAGCCTGGAAGTATTTCCAGGTGCTTTTGTTACAATAATGGGACCATCTGGTTCTGGGAAATCAACCCTTATGCATATTATCGGTTGTTTAGATGTTCCCACTAAAGGTGAGGTTTTTTTGGAAGGACAGGATGTTGCAGAACTTTCTGAAGATGAGCTTGCCCAGATTAGAGGACAAAGAGTTGGTTTTGTTTTTCAGCAATTTAATTTGCTTCATAATCTTAATGCTCTTGAAAATGTAATGCTTCCAATGATTTTTCAAGGCGTCCCTGAAAATAAGAGAGTAGAGAGAGCAAAGAAATTACTCGCCTCTATAAATTTAGGAAAAAGAATTTTCCATAGGCCTGGCGAGCTTTCTGGTGGAGAACGGCAAAGAGTTGCTATTGCCAGAGCTCTATCCAATGACCCTGAGATTATAGTTGCTGATGAGCCTACTGGGAACTTAGATTCTACTACTGGAAAGATGATTATGGAGATTTTAATTGACCTTCATAAAAAAGAAAAAAAGACCATTGTTGTTGTAACTCACGATCCTCATATCGCAGGATACACTGAAGAGGTAATTAATATTAAGGATGGACAAATAGTTGCTAATCATAAAACAGCTGGAAAAGTTCTATGGGAAAAGCAATAA
- a CDS encoding ABC transporter permease translates to MGKAIKEYIKIAIRSLRKRRLRSWLTMIGVVIGVFLIMSLLSLSEGIKTAVMTQLRMMGKDLIMIMPGEITDIVSMMVGGLELTDDDIKAIEKAEGVDIVVPMTYRGEAMRYQGEKRTVLLCGIPLGESLDIFKTDMGFELVEGRWPTPGKREIFVGFLVPEEIFPGMKTGTQITLKGKQFEVVGVLKSVGSKQDDSQVYIDLDIYREITGERTGAKMAMAKIKPGYSADEVVENIKENLEESRKRKRGEDLPSYTVISSEKMTDIVGNVMGLIQVAIFGFASIAIVVGGIGIMNTMYTSVHERIREIGIMKAVGARRKTIIAIFLIESGMFGLVGGLGGIVLGLGLAKMVEIYCQTQNLFLLKASISPQLVLFGLTFSFLIGCIAGYLPARSASKLNPVDALRYE, encoded by the coding sequence ATGGGAAAAGCAATAAAAGAATATATCAAAATTGCTATAAGGAGTTTAAGAAAAAGGCGTTTAAGGAGCTGGTTAACTATGATTGGTGTTGTTATTGGTGTTTTTCTGATAATGTCGTTACTTTCTTTAAGTGAAGGAATAAAAACAGCAGTTATGACCCAGTTAAGGATGATGGGCAAGGATTTAATTATGATAATGCCTGGAGAGATTACTGATATAGTAAGCATGATGGTCGGAGGATTAGAATTAACTGATGATGATATTAAAGCGATAGAAAAAGCGGAAGGAGTAGATATTGTTGTTCCTATGACCTATAGGGGGGAGGCAATGAGATATCAAGGAGAAAAAAGAACAGTTTTATTATGCGGAATTCCCTTGGGAGAAAGCTTGGATATATTTAAAACTGATATGGGCTTTGAATTAGTAGAAGGACGTTGGCCAACTCCTGGAAAAAGAGAAATTTTCGTTGGTTTTTTAGTGCCCGAAGAAATTTTTCCCGGAATGAAAACAGGAACTCAGATTACTCTCAAAGGAAAGCAGTTTGAAGTTGTCGGAGTATTAAAATCTGTAGGGAGCAAGCAAGACGACTCTCAGGTTTATATAGATTTAGATATTTACCGAGAAATTACCGGAGAGAGAACAGGGGCTAAAATGGCTATGGCTAAAATTAAACCCGGTTATTCAGCCGACGAGGTAGTGGAAAACATAAAAGAAAATCTTGAAGAAAGCAGAAAGAGGAAACGGGGAGAAGACTTGCCATCTTATACAGTTATTAGCAGCGAGAAAATGACTGATATAGTTGGCAATGTAATGGGTTTGATACAAGTAGCAATTTTTGGGTTTGCCTCAATAGCCATTGTTGTTGGAGGAATAGGAATAATGAATACTATGTATACTTCAGTTCACGAAAGGATTCGGGAAATTGGAATTATGAAAGCAGTTGGGGCGAGAAGGAAAACTATAATTGCTATCTTTTTAATTGAATCTGGTATGTTTGGTTTGGTTGGCGGATTGGGAGGGATAGTTTTAGGATTGGGATTGGCTAAAATGGTGGAAATTTATTGCCAAACCCAAAATCTCTTTCTATTAAAGGCTTCAATTAGTCCCCAACTTGTTCTTTTTGGCTTAACATTTTCTTTCTTAATTGGCTGTATCGCAGGATATTTACCAGCTCGTTCTGCTTCAAAGCTCAACCCGGTCGATGCCCTCCGTTACGAGTAG